In Bactrocera oleae isolate idBacOlea1 chromosome 3, idBacOlea1, whole genome shotgun sequence, a genomic segment contains:
- the LOC106618520 gene encoding uncharacterized protein, which yields MNQTKRIYPLAILLKTLLVSLAVSRVSGTFKKNPFLPPAPQQPAYYHPAPAPPPVVYHPAPAPPPVVYHPAPPPPPQRSPQIIIVPVQTYPAHPPPRPAPVHPAPPPPRPVHPPPRPVHPPTHPVHPPPRPVHPPPRPVHPAPRPVHPAPVYTQPAPPTKVFQPTLVIQPILYPGGRGGGGGKGCNCHSM from the coding sequence ATGAATCAAACGAAACGGATTTATCCACtcgcaatattattaaaaactctGTTAGTCAGTTTGGCTGTTTCCAGAGTAAGtggtacttttaaaaagaatCCATTTCTGCCACCCGCACCGCAACAGCCTGCATATTATCATCCAGCCCCGGCACCGCCACCAGTTGTATACCACCCAGCACCTGCACCGCCCCCAGTGGTTTACCATCCAGCGCCACCACCGCCACCGCAAAGGTCGCCTCAAATCATCATAGTACCTGTGCAAACGTATCCCGCACATCCACCGCCCCGACCGGCACCTGTTCATCCCGCCCCGCCGCCACCGCGTCCAGTACATCCACCACCGCGTCCAGTACATCCACCAACACATCCAGTACATCCACCACCACGTCCAGTGCATCCACCACCACGCCCAGTGCATCCAGCACCACGCCCAGTGCATCCAGCACCAGTCTATACTCAACCAGCACCACCAACGAAGGTGTTCCAACCCACTTTGGTTATACAGCCAATTCTATATCCTGGCGGTAGAGGCGGCGGTGGAGGAAAAGGGTGCAACTGTCATAGCATGTAG